A region of Paenibacillus sp. 37 DNA encodes the following proteins:
- a CDS encoding RidA family protein gives MSRQQVFTGSPWEPLVGYCRAIRVGNRIEVAGTTAMQDGVVVGAGDPYAQTRFVLQTIENALKELGADMSHVVRTRMFVTDISRWEEVGKAHGEFFGQIQPVATMVEVSALIDPLLMVEIEVEAIVEDEVTAD, from the coding sequence ATGAGCAGACAGCAGGTATTTACGGGCTCCCCATGGGAACCGTTGGTGGGATATTGCCGTGCCATCCGTGTAGGGAACCGAATTGAAGTGGCGGGTACAACCGCAATGCAAGATGGTGTAGTTGTTGGGGCAGGTGATCCGTATGCACAGACAAGGTTCGTTTTGCAGACGATCGAGAATGCACTGAAAGAACTGGGGGCTGACATGTCGCATGTGGTGAGAACCCGGATGTTTGTGACCGATATCTCCAGATGGGAGGAAGTTGGCAAGGCACACGGTGAATTTTTTGGACAGATCCAGCCTGTAGCCACCATGGTTGAAGTTAGCGCACTCATTGATCCCTTGTTGATGGTTGAGATTGAAGTGGAAGCGATTGTTGAAGATGAAGTCACAGCCGATTGA